In Bos indicus isolate NIAB-ARS_2022 breed Sahiwal x Tharparkar chromosome 2, NIAB-ARS_B.indTharparkar_mat_pri_1.0, whole genome shotgun sequence, a single genomic region encodes these proteins:
- the DES gene encoding desmin, with product MSQAYSSSQRVSSYRRTFGGAPSFPLGSPLSSPVFPRAGFGTKGSSSSVTSRVYQVSRTSGGAGGLGALRASRLGSTRVPSSYGAGELLDFSLADAVNQEFLTTRTNEKVELQELNDRFANYIEKVRFLEQQNAALAAEVNRLKGREPTRVAEIYEEELRELRRQVEVLTNQRARVDVERDNLLDDLQRLKAKLQEEIQLKEEAENNLAAFRADVDAATLARIDLERRIESLNEEIAFLKKVHEEEIRELQAQLQEQQVQVEMDMSKPDLTAALRDIRAQYETIAAKNISEAEEWYKSKVSDLTQAANKNNDALRQAKQEMMEYRHQIQSYTCEIDALKGTNDSLMRQMRELEDRFASEASGYQDNIARLEEEIRHLKDEMARHLREYQDLLNVKMALDVEIATYRKLLEGEESRINLPIQTFSALNFRETSPEQRGSEVHTKKTVMIKTIETRDGEVVSEATQQQHEVL from the exons ATGAGCCAGGCCTACTCGTCCAGCCAGCGGGTGTCGTCCTACCGCCGCACCTTCGGCGGGGCCCCCAGCTTCCCGCTCGGCTCCCCGCTGAGCTCGCCGGTGTTCCCGCGCGCGGGCTTCGGCACCAAGGGCTCCTCGAGCTCGGTGACGTCCCGCGTGTACCAGGTGTCGCGCACGtcgggcggggccgggggcctgGGGGCGCTGCGGGCCAGCCGGCTGGGTTCGACCCGCGTGCCCTCCTCCTATGGCGCGGGCGAGCTGCTGGACTTCTCGCTGGCCGATGCCGTGAACCAGGAGTTCCTGACCACGCGCACCAACGAGAAGGTGGAGCTGCAGGAGCTCAATGATCGCTTCGCCAACTACATCGAGAAGGTGCGCTTCCTGGAGCAGCAGAACGCGGCGCTTGCTGCGGAGGTGAACCGGCTCAAGGGCCGGGAGCCGACGCGCGTGGCCGAGATCTACGAGGAGGAGCTGCGGGAGCTGCGGCGCCAGGTGGAGGTGCTCACCAACCAGCGCGCCCGCGTCGACGTCGAGCGGGACAACCTGCTGGACGACCTGCAGCGGCTCAAGGCCAA GCTGCAAGAGGAAATTCAGCTGAAAGAAGAAGCGGAGAACAATTTGGCTGCCTTCCGAGCC GACGTGGATGCAGCCACTCTAGCTCGAATTGACCTGGAGCGCAGGATTGAATCTCTCAACGAGGAAATCGCGTTCCTTAAGAAAGTTCACGAAGAG GAGATCCGCGAGCTACAGGCCCAGCTTCAGGAACAGCAGGTCCAGGTGGAGATGGACATGTCGAAACCAGACCTCACAGCTGCCCTCAGGGACATCCGTGCTCAGTATGAGACCATCGCGGCCAAGAATATCTCGGAAGCCGAGGAATGGTACAAGTCAAAG GTGTCTGACCTGACCCAGGCAGCCAACAAGAACAATGACGCTCTGCGCCAGGCCAAGCAGGAGATGATGGAGTACCGCCACCAGATCCAGTCCTACACCTGCGAGATCGACGCCCTCAAGGGCACC AACGACTCACTGATGAGGCAGATGAGGGAGCTAGAGGACCGCTTTGCTAGTGAGGCCAGCGGCTACCAGGACAACATTGCCCGCCTGGAGGAGGAGATCCGACACCTCAAGGATGAGATGGCCCGCCACCTGCGCGAGTACCAGGACCTGCTCAATGTCAAGATGGCCTTGGACGTGGAGATTGCCACCTACCGGAAGCTGCTGGAGGGCGAGGAGAGCCG GATCAACCTCCCTATCCAGACCTTCTCTGCCCTCAACTTCCGAG AAACAAGCCCCGAGCAGAGGGGTTCTGAGGTCCATACCAAGAAGACGGTGATGATCAAGACCATTGAGACCCGGGACGGGGAG gTCGTCAGTGAGGCCACACAACAGCAGCATGAGGTGCTCTAA